One genomic segment of Myxocyprinus asiaticus isolate MX2 ecotype Aquarium Trade chromosome 14, UBuf_Myxa_2, whole genome shotgun sequence includes these proteins:
- the aldh3b1 gene encoding aldehyde dehydrogenase family 3 member B1 isoform X1, whose product MAKIGVLVMESQKQMVERLRGVFRSGVTIPVHFRLTQLEAMLALLEDNEAQILEALHEDLAKPKFESVLSEIDMVVNDLCYTISNLHTWMQPSYVGTNLATKLDDCFVRREPLGVVLIIGAWNYPLQLILLPLIGAIAAGNCAILKPSEISQATEKLLAELIPKYLSKECYAVFCGGPEETKALLENRFDHIFYTGSQSVARCILQAAAVHLTPVTLELGGKCPCLLYGRLDMKAAAKRLVWAKFFNIGQSCVAPDYVLCTAETRDKLLPLIKEALETFYGPEAQQSPDMGRIVTDRHWDRLVELLKKTEGKVVIGGESVKEEKYIAPTVVVDVKESDPLMQDEIFGPILPILTIKSLDEGINFINEREKPLALYTFSDESQVVTTVLERTSSGGFCSNDGIVHMTLPGLPFGGVGASGMGSYHGQWGFETFSHKRGCMLRGWGLERINVLRYPPYKESNLGWLRWATTAKKKGWAGCSIM is encoded by the exons ATGGCGAAAATAGGTGTTCTTGTGATGGAGAGCCAGAAACAGATGGTGGAGAGGCTGCGGGGTGTGTTCCGCTCAGGTGTGACCATTCCAGTCCACTTCCGTTTGACTCAGCTGGAGGCCATGCTCGCTCTGCTTGAAGACAATGAAGCACAGATTTTAGAGGCACTGCATGAAGACCTTGCTAAG CCCAAGTTTGAATCAGTGCTGTCAGAGATTGATATGGTGGTAAATGACCTTTGCTACACCATCAGTAACCTGCACACTTGGATGCAGCCCAGTTATGTGGGCACAAACTTG GCAACAAAGCTGGATGACTGTTTTGTTCGAAGAGAGCCGTTAGGTGTTGTTTTAATTATCGGAGCATGGAACTATCCTCTCCAGCTAATTTTGTTACCTTTGATTGGTGCCATTGCTGCAG gTAACTGTGCCATTCTGAAACCATCAGAAATAAGTCAAGCAACTGAAAAACTTCTTGCTGAGCTTATTCCTAAGTATCTGTCTAAg GAGTGTTATGCAGTCTTTTGTGGTGGACCAGAAGAGACCAAGGCATTGCTAGAGAATAGATTTGATCATATCTTCTATACAG GCTCTCAATCAGTGGCTCGTTGCATCCTCCAGGCAGCAGCAGTGCACCTCACTCCAGTAACTCTGGAGCTGGGAGGAAAGTGCCCCTGTTTATTATATGGCCGGCTAGACATGAAAGCTGCTGCTAAGAGGCTGGTGTGGGCCAAGTTTTTCAACATAGGTCAGAGTTGTGTGGCTCCAGACTATGTTTTATGCACTGCTGAGACAAGAGATAAATTGCTGCCTTTAATCAAAGAGGCTCTTGAGACCTTCTATGGACCTGAGGCTCAGCAAAGTCCAGATATGGGTCGTATTGTGACAGACAGACATTGGGACCGACTGGTTGAGCTGCTAAAGAAGACTGAGGGAAAGGTAGTGATAGGAGGAGAAAGTGTCAAAGAAGAGAAGTACATCG CCCCAACTGTGGTTGTGGATGTAAAGGAGTCAGATCCTTTAATGCAGGATGAGATCTTTGGCCCCATCCTTCCCATTCTGACCATCAAGTCTCTTGATGAGGGAATCAACTTCATCAATGAGAGAGAAAAGCCCCTGGCACTCTACACCTTCTCTGATGAGTCTCAG GTTGTGACTACAGTTCTTGAGAGGACCAGTAGCGGAGGCTTCTGTTCAAATGATGGAATAGTTCACATGACCCTTCCTGGTTTACCCTTTGGGGGAGTGG GTGCCAGTGGAATGGGTAGCTACCATGGTCAGTGGGGTTTTGAGACGTTCAGTCACAAGCGTGGCTGCATGCTGAGGGGTTGGGGGCTGGAGCGCATCAATGTTCTGCGCTACCCCCCCTACAAAGAAAGCAATCTTGGCTGGCTGCGTTGGGCCACCACTGCCAAGAAGAAGGGGTGGGCAGGATGCTCCATTATGTGA
- the aldh3b1 gene encoding aldehyde dehydrogenase family 3 member B1 isoform X2 — MESQKQMVERLRGVFRSGVTIPVHFRLTQLEAMLALLEDNEAQILEALHEDLAKPKFESVLSEIDMVVNDLCYTISNLHTWMQPSYVGTNLATKLDDCFVRREPLGVVLIIGAWNYPLQLILLPLIGAIAAGNCAILKPSEISQATEKLLAELIPKYLSKECYAVFCGGPEETKALLENRFDHIFYTGSQSVARCILQAAAVHLTPVTLELGGKCPCLLYGRLDMKAAAKRLVWAKFFNIGQSCVAPDYVLCTAETRDKLLPLIKEALETFYGPEAQQSPDMGRIVTDRHWDRLVELLKKTEGKVVIGGESVKEEKYIAPTVVVDVKESDPLMQDEIFGPILPILTIKSLDEGINFINEREKPLALYTFSDESQVVTTVLERTSSGGFCSNDGIVHMTLPGLPFGGVGASGMGSYHGQWGFETFSHKRGCMLRGWGLERINVLRYPPYKESNLGWLRWATTAKKKGWAGCSIM, encoded by the exons ATGGAGAGCCAGAAACAGATGGTGGAGAGGCTGCGGGGTGTGTTCCGCTCAGGTGTGACCATTCCAGTCCACTTCCGTTTGACTCAGCTGGAGGCCATGCTCGCTCTGCTTGAAGACAATGAAGCACAGATTTTAGAGGCACTGCATGAAGACCTTGCTAAG CCCAAGTTTGAATCAGTGCTGTCAGAGATTGATATGGTGGTAAATGACCTTTGCTACACCATCAGTAACCTGCACACTTGGATGCAGCCCAGTTATGTGGGCACAAACTTG GCAACAAAGCTGGATGACTGTTTTGTTCGAAGAGAGCCGTTAGGTGTTGTTTTAATTATCGGAGCATGGAACTATCCTCTCCAGCTAATTTTGTTACCTTTGATTGGTGCCATTGCTGCAG gTAACTGTGCCATTCTGAAACCATCAGAAATAAGTCAAGCAACTGAAAAACTTCTTGCTGAGCTTATTCCTAAGTATCTGTCTAAg GAGTGTTATGCAGTCTTTTGTGGTGGACCAGAAGAGACCAAGGCATTGCTAGAGAATAGATTTGATCATATCTTCTATACAG GCTCTCAATCAGTGGCTCGTTGCATCCTCCAGGCAGCAGCAGTGCACCTCACTCCAGTAACTCTGGAGCTGGGAGGAAAGTGCCCCTGTTTATTATATGGCCGGCTAGACATGAAAGCTGCTGCTAAGAGGCTGGTGTGGGCCAAGTTTTTCAACATAGGTCAGAGTTGTGTGGCTCCAGACTATGTTTTATGCACTGCTGAGACAAGAGATAAATTGCTGCCTTTAATCAAAGAGGCTCTTGAGACCTTCTATGGACCTGAGGCTCAGCAAAGTCCAGATATGGGTCGTATTGTGACAGACAGACATTGGGACCGACTGGTTGAGCTGCTAAAGAAGACTGAGGGAAAGGTAGTGATAGGAGGAGAAAGTGTCAAAGAAGAGAAGTACATCG CCCCAACTGTGGTTGTGGATGTAAAGGAGTCAGATCCTTTAATGCAGGATGAGATCTTTGGCCCCATCCTTCCCATTCTGACCATCAAGTCTCTTGATGAGGGAATCAACTTCATCAATGAGAGAGAAAAGCCCCTGGCACTCTACACCTTCTCTGATGAGTCTCAG GTTGTGACTACAGTTCTTGAGAGGACCAGTAGCGGAGGCTTCTGTTCAAATGATGGAATAGTTCACATGACCCTTCCTGGTTTACCCTTTGGGGGAGTGG GTGCCAGTGGAATGGGTAGCTACCATGGTCAGTGGGGTTTTGAGACGTTCAGTCACAAGCGTGGCTGCATGCTGAGGGGTTGGGGGCTGGAGCGCATCAATGTTCTGCGCTACCCCCCCTACAAAGAAAGCAATCTTGGCTGGCTGCGTTGGGCCACCACTGCCAAGAAGAAGGGGTGGGCAGGATGCTCCATTATGTGA
- the clpp gene encoding ATP-dependent Clp protease proteolytic subunit, mitochondrial → MFLRRVLQCGVSAFKGSRSIQQSAPWRSPLIPIVVEQTGRGERAYDIYSRLLRERIICVMGPIDDSVASLVIAQLLFLQSESNNKPIHMYINSPGGVVTAGLAIYDTMQYILNPISTWCVGQAASMGSLLLAAGTAGMRHSLPNARIMVHQPSGGARGQATDIAIQAEEILKLKRQINNIYSKHTGQPLETIESVMERDRYMSPMEAQDFGIIDKVLVHPPQAGQDEPELVQKEPTSLVSTSTSPQPQASETGQPGSNPPSSYKPEP, encoded by the exons ATGTTTTTGCGA AGGGTCTTACAATGTGGTGTTTCTGCGTTCAAAGGAAGTCGGTCCATTCAGCAGAGTGCGCCATGGAGAAGTCCACTCATACCTATCGTTGTGGAGCAGACG GGTCGAGGAGAGCGTGCCTATGACATTTACTCAAGGCTACTGAGAGAGAGAATCATCTGTGTGATGGGCCCA ATTGATGACTCTGTGGCCTCTCTGGTTATCGCCCAGCTGCTCTTTCTCCAGTCAGAGAGCAATAACAAGCCTATTCACATGTACATCAACAGTCCTG GTGGTGTAGTTACAGCTGGACTTGCGATCTATGACACTATGCAGTACATCTTAAATCCCATTTCTACCTGGTGTGTGGGCCAGGCTGCCAGTATGGGCAGTCTGCTTCTGGCTGCAGGAACTGCAGGAATGAGGCATTCTTTGCCTAATGCCCGGATTATGGTGCACCAGCCCTCCGGAGGTGCAAGG GGGCAAGCAACAGATATTGCCATCCAGGCAGAGGAAATTCTTAAGCTGAAAAGACAGATCAACAACATCTATTCCAAACACACAGGACAGCCTTTGGAGACTATAG AGAGTGTGATGGAGAGAGATCGGTACATGAGTCCGATGGAAGCACAGGATTTCGGGATAATTGACAAGGTCTTGGTTCATCCTCCACAGGCTGGGCAAGATGAGCCAGAACTTGTTCAAAAAGAACCCACCAGCCTTGTAAGCACCTCCACTTCCCCTCAACCTCAGGCCTCTGAGACAGGCCAGCCTGGCAGCAACCCTCCCTCCTCCTACAAACCTGAACCCTGA